A genome region from Arachis duranensis cultivar V14167 chromosome 6, aradu.V14167.gnm2.J7QH, whole genome shotgun sequence includes the following:
- the LOC107495243 gene encoding zinc finger BED domain-containing protein RICESLEEPER 2-like, with the protein MALTRFLSSSVPHRHSQSLTRSSSTVNTEASAFSLQLLQSYTVTPHTCHLTLPLSSARTSEFHSEIVCYFLCGLLMVDEPSSYKQFTFAFISENMNSETVSNLVTTGVDSEVAPIEVDESSLKRLRLATSDVWNFFKKLGPDKDGVECAECKGCKKVFKDGGKRYGTSTIKWNLDSCTQIKHEDIGQTIAELQLKMGSLKIDSGVARDMFAGYVVAGDKPFNMVDDRRFRNWVKYISPTLKLPSRNTVKADIVKVHKREAAKLKKILVSIPNRIFLTSDLWTSSTNEGFICLTVHFVDENRKLQSKILNFCDMPPPYTGFELSSKIFTLLTEWKTDKKIFFITLDNASSNDTCVENLKNTLDVYGLLLCGGEFFHVRCSVHILNLIVQDGMKICGDAVYKIRESIKFLRKSESRMVKFKECFEDIEGLEYTNALFLDVPTRWNSLYAMLASAIPYKKAFEMYKVKEAGFREYCPSSDEWRRTEKICDFLLPFYETTKLMSGTSYPTSNLYFLQVWQIQLILINSLKNNEVLIRNVGEKMMIKFKKYWEEYSVVLAFRVVLDPRFKLNTLVHCYNEIDPISAKDKVEHVKSKLYKIFEVYDQNFSTTVESSSQLSNNFSQVTSSAIGTQLIKIVGDLMSRNQEAEVKSGKNQLDIYLSEATLFCNDAIIDVLQW; encoded by the exons ATGGCTCTCACTCGGTTCCTCAGTTCCTCAGTTCCTCACCGTCACTCTCAGTCTCTCACTCGGTCATCCTCAACAGTCAACACAGAGGCTTCAGCCTTCAGCCTTCAGCTTCTCCAGTCTTACACGGTCACACCTCACACCTGCCATCTCACACTTCCATTGAGCTCAGCTCGCACTTCAGAGTTCC ATTCAgaaattgtttgctattttttGTGTGGTCTGCTAATGGTTGATGAACCTAGTTCATATAAACAATTTACGTTTgcttttatttcagaaaatatgAATTCTGAAACTGTGAGTAACCTTGTTACTACTGGAGTTGATTCTGAGGTTGCTCCGATCGAGGTTGATGAATCTAGTTTGAAAAGGCTAAGACTAGCAACCTCCGATGTTTGgaattttttcaaaaagctCGGTCCAGATAAGGATGGAGTAGAATGTGCTGAGTGTAAAGGATGCAAGAAGGTGTTTAAAGATGGAGGTAAGCGATATGGCACTTCTACTATAAAATGGAATCTTGATAGTTGTACTCAAATTAAGCATGAAGATATTGGTCAGACTATAGCAGAATTGCAACTTAAAATGGGTTCACTTAAGATTGATTCAGGAGTGGCTAGAGATATGTTTGCTGGGTATGTAGTTGCTGGGGATAAGCCTTTTAATATGGTTGATGATAGGAGATTTAGAAATTGGGTGAAATATATTAGTCCAACTTTGAAACTTCCTTCTAGGAATACGGTTAAGGCTGACATAGTGAAAGTTCACAAGAGAGAAGCTgcgaaacttaaaaaaattttagtttccaTTCCAAATAGAATTTTCTTAACATCTGATCTTTGGACTTCCAGTACCAATGAGGGGTTTATATGTTTGACTGTACATTTTGTTGATGAGAACCGGAAATTACAAAGTAAAATTCTCAATTTTTGTGATATGCCTCCTCCTTACACAGGATTTGAGTTGTCTTCTAAAATCTTTACGCTTTTGACTGAGTGGAAAActgataaaaagatttttttcattACTTTGGATAATGCTTCTTCTAATGATACTTGtgttgaaaacttaaaaaatactTTGGATGTGTATGGTTTATTGTTGTGTGGTGGTGAATTCTTTCATGTTCGTTGCTCtgttcatattttaaatcttattgTCCAAGATGGAATGAAAATATGTGGTGATGCAGTGTATAAGATTAGAGAGTCTATTAAGTTTCTGAGAAAATCTGAAAGTCGAATGGTTAAGTTTAAAGAATGTTTTGAAGATATTGAGGGACTTGAGTATACGaatgcattatttttagatgttCCTACTAGGTGGAATTCACTTTATGCAATGCTTGCAAGTGCTATTCCTTATAAGAAAGCTTTTGAAatgtataaagtaaaagaagctGGGTTTAGGGAGTATTGTCCTTCATCAGATGAGTGGAGAAGAACTGAAAAGATATGTGATTTCTTGTTACCATTTTATGAAACTACCAAGTTGATGTCTGGAACTTCTTACCCAACATCCAACTTGTATTTTTTACAAGTTTGGCAAATCCagcttattttaataaatagttTGAAGAATAATGAAGTGCTTATAAGGAATGTGGGAGAAAAAATGATGATTAAGTTCAAGAAATATTGGGAAGAATACAGTGTTGTTCTTGCATTTAGGGTAGTTCTTGATCCTAGATTTAAACTCAACACTTTGGTTCATTGCTATAATGAGATTGATCCTATTAGTGCTAAAGACAAAGTGGAGCATGTGAAGAGTAAGTTATACAAGATTTTTGAGGTTTATGACCAAAATTTCTCTACAACTGTAGAGAGTTCTTCCCaactttcaaataatttttctcaAGTAACATCTTCTGCAATTGGAACTCAGcttattaaaattgttggt GATTTGATGTCCCGTAATCAAGAAGCTGAAGTGAAAAGTGGAAAGAACCAACTAGATATTTATTTGAGTGAGGCAACATTATTTTGCAATGATGCAATCATTGATGTTTTGCAATGGTAG